A region from the Candidatus Polarisedimenticolia bacterium genome encodes:
- a CDS encoding glycosyltransferase family 4 protein gives MNGPFGPPAGAAAAGSGKSAAERLRILYYVESLGVGGSMQTTVTVARQMQARGHLVVFASQEGPLLGQLQEAGIVHVRVDTDVRHPSPAAARRLMSAIRRFQITLLCPNGFDCTLDAVPAGLLTGCPVLPTYGGMFNLPYPHPRLPLVNVFSHELMADLVARYGWNRDSFRHIIARIDQQRFSPEVSGATLRADLGISADQKVLVMVCRHDRLKRDGVLTLLDAAAEIHRREPRARIVLFGDGNAHAEILARIDEIHRLAGGEFILAPGSSHRTPEAFAMAHLVAANGARSALEGMACARPVISVGPNGFCGVLSEETIEGFRRFNFDKGRLSGNPLAGREILVDCVLRLLADEALRRELGRFSESYAREHLLIQTAAAAYERLYREALARWPAGRLARLGLFASWLATVGRYYAVLLRRRSGFISQPPPEEPATPPPTVDPDWRLGLPHR, from the coding sequence ATGAACGGGCCTTTCGGGCCTCCCGCCGGCGCGGCCGCCGCCGGGTCCGGCAAGAGCGCCGCCGAGCGCCTGCGGATCCTGTATTACGTCGAGTCTCTCGGCGTCGGCGGATCGATGCAGACGACGGTGACCGTGGCCCGTCAGATGCAGGCCCGCGGGCATCTGGTCGTCTTTGCGAGCCAGGAAGGGCCGCTGCTGGGCCAGCTCCAGGAGGCCGGAATCGTCCACGTCCGCGTCGACACCGACGTCCGGCATCCTTCGCCCGCCGCGGCGCGCCGGCTGATGTCGGCGATTAGGCGCTTCCAGATCACCCTGCTTTGCCCCAACGGATTCGATTGCACGCTCGACGCGGTGCCGGCCGGGCTGCTCACCGGCTGCCCGGTGCTCCCCACCTACGGCGGCATGTTCAATCTCCCCTATCCGCACCCCCGGCTGCCGCTGGTCAACGTCTTCAGCCACGAGCTGATGGCCGACCTGGTCGCGCGTTACGGCTGGAATCGGGATTCTTTCCGTCACATAATCGCCCGGATCGACCAGCAGCGCTTTTCGCCCGAGGTCTCCGGCGCCACGCTGCGGGCGGATCTCGGAATCTCCGCCGATCAGAAGGTCCTGGTCATGGTGTGCCGCCACGATCGGCTGAAGCGGGACGGGGTGCTGACGCTGCTCGACGCCGCCGCCGAGATTCACCGCCGTGAGCCGCGAGCGCGCATCGTCCTGTTCGGGGACGGCAACGCCCACGCCGAGATCCTGGCGAGGATCGACGAGATTCACCGTCTCGCCGGCGGCGAATTCATCCTCGCCCCAGGGAGCTCCCACCGGACGCCAGAAGCGTTCGCCATGGCCCATCTGGTAGCGGCCAACGGCGCCCGCTCCGCCCTCGAGGGGATGGCTTGCGCCCGGCCGGTGATCTCGGTCGGGCCGAACGGCTTCTGCGGGGTGCTTTCAGAGGAGACGATCGAGGGATTCCGCCGGTTCAACTTCGACAAGGGACGCCTTTCCGGAAATCCTTTGGCCGGCCGGGAAATCCTGGTCGATTGCGTGCTCCGGCTGCTGGCGGACGAGGCGCTCCGCCGGGAGCTCGGCCGGTTCTCGGAGAGCTACGCGCGCGAGCATCTGCTGATCCAGACGGCGGCCGCGGCCTACGAGCGCCTGTACCGGGAGGCTTTGGCCCGGTGGCCGGCCGGACGCCTGGCGCGTCTGGGCCTCTTCGCCAGCTGGCTGGCGACCGTTGGCCGCTACTACGCCGTCCTGCTGCGGCGGCGCTCCGGATTCATCTCCCAACCTCCGCCGGAGGAGCCGGCCACGCCCCCCCCGACGGTGGATCCCGATTGGCGGCTGGGCCTCCCGCATCGCTAG